AACATTTAGCCATAAAGCAAACCCTTATTTTTCCAGTGTGTTTTCAGTCATCCAGcagactttattgtcattaGTTTTGCTACTCAGATTCTGTCCCTGCATATCAGCAGCACTGAGATGTTCTCCATACCGGGACATGAAGAAAAGCCGAGTGAGGTCACAGCCTTAATCATGGCCTGGTTCTGCTGGTTGACATGGCAGTAGACAGGCAGGCCTGCAGAGCTCATCCTGCAAATCTGAGCAACAGACGGAGCCAGGAGGTGACCGGCCCGTCTGTACTCTGGTAAGGTGTACGCCATCCTCAGCTCACACAGCTCATCAGACAGCATCCATGAAACGGGCCGGCCGTTCCCATCCCTCACGCAGTGGTTTGGCAGATGGCGGATACAGGCTCTCACGTGGTTCAGGCTCTCCTGGCTGCCTCCATACGGCAAGTGGGCGTGTACCAGATCAGCATGGGACTCTTCCAGAATGGAAACAGGCAGGGCCAACAGCTTCCTAACACACAGTGAAGTATATGAACAAaatttgaatcatgaatcaaaAGAAcgtttatgattttttttttccagtccaACTCTGTGTCATGAATACATTCCAGATTCTCACCCCTGCGAGTCCAGACTCTTCGGGCTGTGGTGGATGAAGGTGTTGTAACCTCTATAGTCTGTGACATCAAGCCCTCTGACAGAGGCTAATTCTTGGGTGAGATGACAGTGAGAGCTTGGTATACCTATTATAGACACCAGAgaaaaaaggctgttttaatTTACCTTGATGAATTACTGACAATGTACAGATCTGGATTCTTCTCTCCGAATAGCGTTTTAATGTTGGAGATTTAACCTTGGAGTAGAACACAGAGCGGATCCCTGCAAGTGATCCTAAAAAGATCCCAAACTTTGAAACAACTATTGTGTCACTGCCAACACCTGTTTTACTTCAAAGGTGTTGGCACAGTCAGCATGTTAAATGTAATTACAGGTTATAGAAccctttatttaatttgaaatgtctttttttttttttttttttacagtttggaCAATAGTTGCTTTAAATAAGTCATTGTATTCCACCAGATATTATAACTCTTTCAAAAACGCTGTATTTCGCTTTAGACATTATTGGGTAGactgttattattttaaaggttgtaGTAAAGTTAAAACACA
This region of Labrus bergylta chromosome 12, fLabBer1.1, whole genome shotgun sequence genomic DNA includes:
- the LOC109982854 gene encoding glycine N-acyltransferase-like protein 2 isoform X2; protein product: MPDICTVFTKNPASLRSLLLNERVVHWRTGLIFRGIPSSHCHLTQELASVRGLDVTDYRGYNTFIHHSPKSLDSQGKLLALPVSILEESHADLVHAHLPYGGSQESLNHVRACIRHLPNHCVRDGNGRPVSWMLSDELCELRMAYTLPEYRRAGHLLAPSVAQICRMSSAGLPVYCHVNQQNQAMIKAVTSLGFSSCPGMENISVLLICRDRI
- the LOC109982854 gene encoding glycine N-acyltransferase-like protein 2 isoform X1, translated to MFLEECCISSTTTRVIWRCVTTPGLHSRLPFVTVKNSISSSSSEVMPDICTVFTKNPASLRSLLLNERVVHWRTGLIFRGIPSSHCHLTQELASVRGLDVTDYRGYNTFIHHSPKSLDSQGKLLALPVSILEESHADLVHAHLPYGGSQESLNHVRACIRHLPNHCVRDGNGRPVSWMLSDELCELRMAYTLPEYRRAGHLLAPSVAQICRMSSAGLPVYCHVNQQNQAMIKAVTSLGFSSCPGMENISVLLICRDRI